A single region of the Gossypium arboreum isolate Shixiya-1 chromosome 12, ASM2569848v2, whole genome shotgun sequence genome encodes:
- the LOC108479679 gene encoding putative disease resistance protein RGA4: MAEIASIFVSPIVSKLTETVATLINEELAAIKGAKKELEKLSSNLITIAAVLEDAEKKQMDAACGRSLKVWLSKLKNIAFDVEDILDTFATEAHLSKDRRMVSG, from the exons ATGGCTGAGATAGCTTCTATTTTTGTTAGTCCTATCGTGTCCAAGCTCACTGAAACTGTTGCAACCTTGATCAACGAAGAACTTGCAGCAATAAAGGGTGCTAAGAAGGAGCTGGAAAAGCTTTCAAGCAATCTAATCACCATTGCAGCTGTGCTTGAGGATGCTGAGAAGAAGCAGATGGATGCAGCCTGTGGTCGATCTTTGAAGGTGTGGCTCTCAAAGCTCAAAAATATTGCTTTTGATGTAGAGGACATACTAGACACTTTTGCAACGGAAGCTCACCTCTCCAAG GACCGTAGAATGGTGAGTGGTTGA
- the LOC128285206 gene encoding disease resistance protein RGA2-like, whose protein sequence is MAPEIKQILTKFDLIAKEKSNFGLSVSSDAARSDSQSQNHFPLTNSFVDTTDVLGRDSDKDKLIDQMLSNESHNREGDVSVIPITGMGGLGKTTLAQLIFNDERVKKHFEYRMWVCVTIDFNLQRILRGIIEFHTQMEVSNNLSMDSLLTRFKDILAGKDFLLVLDDVWVDNYQDWEPLGNILKLGGKGTRVLVTSRSTKVSDIMATQTPYTLQDLPHQECWSLFKKIAFKDHKNMSSELESIGREIVGKCNGLPLAVKAMGGLLRGNVDVDKWKGILRDSIWELEDEKSLNKPKILPALKLSYDHLPSYLKQCYSYCSIFPKAYVFDRKELVKLWMAQAFIQPRGQSAEETGREYFDELLTRSFFQTLDIDNKERYRMHDLIHELAVSVSSPQCCQVMDHKSFVFSQQCRHISLLYQDLESPTCKQVFKTCNKLRTLLLPSEYLKSLGGQTLDQMFRSLKYIRALDLSSSSLTELPDSVGELKLLRYLDLSRTEIKKLPNSVCKLWNLQTLKLLGCLWLFELPKDLGKMVNLIYLELDDMFWFKCRELPPRMGNLTRLQNLHAFRVLSSTPGHGIGELKDMADLTGKLHISNLENAVNAAEAKLNQKESLQMLLLEWTDKDFNQEDEVRAERDLNHLQPHSNLKGLALHHFKGSNFPSWMTSGLLQNLRTLTLSHCIKCTTISVGQLPRLRELCIKGMLELEEWPEDQCPTLNRLQISTCPKLRKVPNLMPKLTVLKIKKCDSLKALPVAPYLMFLILIDNLVLEDWHEGMLTAVDEQRNPVGQPRPSLIGVLELKLQNCPNIQALPRIFFPQKLEIRGCVQVTALPFSQRLQHLALEMCSSDALLREIPSTNSLYSLVISKISNLTSFPKLPHLPGLKSLYISECEDLSSLSEEEGLLKSLSSLQLLSIRGCPKLEALPDEGLPTALEGLMIGSCSSLSSLGSKQTLKSLHSLTDMYLEDCPLIQSFPEDGLPSSLKHLEIRGCPLLIEQCQEEGGERPKISHVRDLEIGSI, encoded by the coding sequence ATGGCACCTGAAATCAaacaaattttaacaaaatttgaCTTGATTGCTAAAGAGAAGAGCAATTTCGGTCTCAGTGTAAGTAGTGATGCTGCAAGGTCTGATTCCCAAAGTCAAAACCACTTTCCACTCACCAATTCCTTCGTAGATACAACCGATGTGTTAGGTAGGGATTCTGATAAAGATAAACTAATAGATCAGATGCTATCAAATGAAAGTCATAACAGGGAAGGTGATGTTTCTGTCATTCCCATCACTGGGATGGGAGGCCTAGGCAAAACAACTCTTGCTCAACTCATCTTCAATGATGAACGAGTTAAGAAGCACTTTGAGTATAGGATGTGGGTCTGTGTCACTATTGATTTCAATCTCCAACGGATACTCAGGGGAATCATAGAATTTCACACTCAAATGGAGGTCTCTAATAACTTATCCATGGACAGCCTACTGACACGCTTTAAAGACATCTTAGCTGGGAAAGACTTTCTGCTGGTTTTAGATGATGTTTGGGTTGACAATTACCAAGATTGGGAGCCACTTGGAAACATTTTGAAGCTAGGAGGTAAGGGCACTAGAGTTTTAGTCACTTCTCGATCCACCAAAGTGTCTGACATTATGGCGACCCAAACTCCCTATACCTTACAAGATCTGCCCCACCAGGAATGTTGGTCCTTGTTCAAAAAAATTGCTTTCAAAGACCATAAGAACATGTCGAGCGAATTGGAAAGCATCGGTAGGGAAATTGTAGGCAAGTGCAACGGCTTGCCTTTGGCGGTGAAGGCAATGGGGGGTCTCCTGCGTGGTAATGTTGATGTAGACAAATGGAAAGGAATCTTGAGAGACAGCATATGGGAGCTAGAAGACGAGAAAAGCCTCAATAAGCCCAAAATTTTGCCAGCCTTGAAATTGAGTTATGACCACCTGCCTTCCTATTTAAAACAATGTTATTCGTATTGCTCTATATTTCCAAAGGCCTATGTTTTTGATAGGAAGGAGCTGGTCAAGCTTTGGATGGCTCAAGCATTTATTCAACCTAGAGGGCAAAGTGCAGAGGAGACTGGACGTGAATACTTTGATGAGTTGTTAACCAGGTCCTTCTTCCAAACTCTAGACATTGATAACAAAGAGAGATATAGAATGCACGATCTTATCCATGAGTTGGCAGTATCAGTTTCAAGTCCCCAGTGCTGCCAAGTGATGGACCACAAGTCGTTTGTTTTCTCTCAACAATGTCGTCATATCTCATTGCTCTATCAGGATTTAGAGAGTCCTACCTGCAAGCAGGTTTTTAAGACGTGTAATAAGCTGCGCACACTCCTGCTGCCTAGCGAGTACTTGAAAAGCTTAGGAGGGCAAACTCTGGACCAGATGTTTCGTTCTCTAAAATACATTCGTGCCTTGGATCTAAGTTCGAGCTCGCTCACGGAATTACCAGACTCTGTTGGAGAGTTGAAGCTATTACGCTACTTGGATCTCTCAAGGACAGAGATCAAGAAGCTTCCCAACTCAGTATGTAAGCTCTGGAATTTGCAGACACTTAAGCTCCTAGGCTGCCTTTGGCTTTTTGAATTGCCCAAGGACCTTGGAAAAATGGTTAACCTGATTTATCTTGAGCtagatgacatgttttggttcAAGTGTAGGGAGCTGCCACCAAGGATGGGAAACTTAACCAGGCTACAGAATTTGCATGCATTTCGAGTACTCAGCAGTACACCGGGACATGGCATTGGAGAACTGAAGGACATGGCGGATCTTACAGGAAAGCTGCATATCTCCAACCTGGAGAATGCAGTGAATGCAGCTGAGGCAAAGCTAAACCAGAAGGAGAGCCTTCAGATGCTGCTGTTAGAATGGACTGACAAAGACTTCAACCAAGAAGATGAAGTCAGAGCAGAGAGGGACCTCAATCACCTCCAGCCTCATTCAAATCTCAAAGGCCTGGCCCTTCATCACTTCAAGGGCTCTAATTTTCCTTCCTGGATGACAAGTGGTTTGCTTCAAAATTTGAGAACACTTACCTTAAGTCATTGCATTAAATGTACTACAATCTCTGTTGGTCAATTACCTCGCCTTAGAGAGCTCTGCATCAAAGGGATGCTGGAACTGGAAGAATGGCCAGAGGATCAATGTCCTACATTGAATAGACTACAAATCAGTACCTGCCCCAAGCTAAGGAAGGTACCAAACTTGATGCCAAAATTAACAGTTCTGAAGATAAAGAAGTGTGATTCACTCAAGGCTCTTCCAGTGGCTCCTTATCTGATGTTTTTAATACTTATTGACAATCTTGTTCTGGAGGATTGGCATGAAGGTATGCTCACTGCCGTAGATGAGCAACGCAACCCAGTAGGCCAACCTAGGCCTTCTCTTATTGGTGTTTTGGAACTGAAACTGCAAAACTGCCCCAACATACAAGCACTTCCTCGGATATTTTTTCCACAGAAGCTGGAAATAAGAGGATGTGTACAAGTAACTGCCCTTCCGTTCTCGCAACGTCTTCAACATTTAGCTCTTGAAATGTGTTCTAGTGATGCACTCCTAAGGGAAATACCGAGCACCAACTCTCTCTACTCCCTGGTCATCTCGAAAATCTCAAACCTTACCTCCTTCCCCAAATTGCCACATCTTCCGGGGCTTAAGAGTCTGTATATCAGTGAATGCGAAGATCTGTCTTCATTGTCTGAAGAAGAAGGGTTGTTGAAAAGCTTGTCATCTCTCCAACTTCTCTCTATTCGAGGGTGTCCAAAGCTTGAAGCACTTCCTGATGAAGGGTTACCGACAGCACTTGAAGGTCTAATGATTGGCTCATGTTCCAGTCTAAGCTCTCTAGGTTCCAAACAGACCTTAAAGAGCCTTCACTCACTCACTGACATGTATTTAGAGGATTGTCCCTTAATTCAGTCCTTTCCCGAGGATGGACTACCTTCCTCTCTGAAACATTTGGAGATTCGTGGATGTCCCCTGCTAATAGAACAATGCCAAGAAGAGGGTGGAGAACGGCCAAAGATCAGTCATGTTAGGGACCTGGAAATTGGTTCCATCTGA
- the LOC108479680 gene encoding lectin-like yields MFKNKKKNKNEETFLDHKTKKTWEDAKTGKKCFMLYARSLYVTWGGREYWIWNSFKDTSGENIEVAKLSHVCWLDVRGKLKISELSPATLYEVVYEVKLTKGASGWELPVKLRLSLPNGRVQERQVSLLQKPRGQWMELNVGSFHTPDNEDDETGEVCFDFYQYGGHWKSGLVVRGAILRPRKPEPSN; encoded by the exons ATGTTTAAGAACAAGAAGAAGAACAAGAACGAGGAGACCTTCCTGGATCACAAGACAAAG AAAACCTGGGAAGATGCAAAGACTGGTAAAAAATGCTTCATGTTGTACGCAAGGTCACTCTACGTGACATGGGGTGGCCGTGAGTACTGGATCTGGAACAGTTTTAAAGACACAAG TGGTGAAAACATCGAAGTAGCGAAATTAAGCCATGTATGTTGGCTGGATGTGAGAGGGAAGTTGAAAATATCAGAGCTTTCCCCTGCAACTTTATACGAAGTTGTATATGAAGTAAAGTTGACAAAAGGGGCATCTGGTTGGGAACTCCCAGTGAAGCTCAGACTATCCCTCCCTAATGGAAGAGTCCAAGAAAGGCAAGTTAGCCTCTTGCAGAAGCCTAGAGGGCAATGGATGGAGCTCAATGTTGGCAGTTTTCATACACCAGATAACGAAGATGATGAAACTGGAGAAGTTTGCTTTGACTTCTATCAATATGGGGGCCATTGGAAAAGCGGACTTGTTGTGAGGGGTGCCATTTTAAGGCCTAGAAAACCTGAACCATCAAATTAA